From a single Arachis hypogaea cultivar Tifrunner chromosome 3, arahy.Tifrunner.gnm2.J5K5, whole genome shotgun sequence genomic region:
- the LOC112734129 gene encoding uncharacterized protein, which yields MGTLSLWAVLCESKRIINAHSRHFLALSVIFLLPLSFSLIVSPTLLLLFDPSATKSTSSRLHVLLRLTTTTSHHTHHQPHPQVTLTSLLFPLCFSIFLFLTSIGALSSITHSVLHGFFGRPVKLHSALLSILSSFLPLLSTHFFSHLLLLLPLLPLLFIPPPSSSSPLIQTILYFFLLILLTILLVNLRVSWTLAPVIAVAESSYALRPLRRSAALVRTMKPLAASTILFFGLLEGLLLWSSSVLVTSGGVGAWWKDWAVVLQIVLTSTTLMVLMLYHTAADTVLYMYCKAVHGELAVEIAEEFAREYVSLPFDEEKVPHVVSVVPRVSV from the coding sequence ATGGGTACCCTGAGCCTCTGGGCGGTGCTATGCGAATCCAAGAGAATCATAAACGCCCACTCTCGCCACTTTTTAGCCCTCTCCGTCATCTTCctcctccctctctctttctctctcatcgtCTCCCCGACCCTCCTCCTTCTCTTTGACCCCTCTGCCACCAAATCCACCTCCTCCCGCCTCCACGTCCTCCTCCGcctcaccaccaccacctcccacCACACCCACCACCAACCCCATCCCCAAGTCACCCTCACCTCCCTCCTCTTCCCCCTCTGTTTCtccatcttcctcttcctcacCTCCATCGGCGCACTCTCCTCCATAACCCACAGCGTCCTCCACGGCTTCTTCGGCCGCCCCGTCAAGCTCCACTCCGCCCTCCTTTCAATCCTCTCCTCCTTCCTCCCTCTCCTGTCCACCCACTTCTTCTcccatctcctcctcctcctccccctaCTTCCCCTTCTCTTCATCCcacccccttcttcttcctctcctctcaTCCAAACCAtcctctacttcttccttctcatTCTCCTCACCATCCTCCTCGTCAACCTCCGCGTCTCATGGACCCTCGCCCCCGTCATCGCCGTCGCCGAATCCTCTTACGCCCTCCGCCCCCTCCGCCGTAGCGCCGCCCTCGTCAGAACCATGAAACCCCTCGCCGCCTCCACCATCCTCTTCTTCGGCCTCCTCGAGGGACTCTTGCTATGGAGCAGCTCCGTGCTCGTCACCAGCGGCGGCGTTGGCGCCTGGTGGAAGGACTGGGCCGTTGTGTTACAGATCGTGCTGACGTCAACGACTCTGATGGTGCTGATGCTTTACCACACGGCCGCAGACACCGTGCTGTACATGTACTGCAAGGCGGTGCACGGCGAGCTGGCGGTGGAGATCGCGGAGGAGTTCGCCAGGGAGTATGTTAGCCTCCCTTTCGATGAAGAGAAAGTACCTCATGTCGTCTCTGTTGTTCCTCGTGTTTCAGTTTAA
- the LOC112734122 gene encoding serine/threonine-protein kinase VIK, with translation MSSGGDSSGGGSSSSANADNKEKDKQKEKARVSRTSLILWHAHQNDAAAVRKLLQEDPSLVKARDYDNRTPLHVAALHGWLDVANCLIEYGADVNAQDRWKNTPLADAEGANRTSVIELLKTHGGLSYGQNGSHFEARPVPPPLPNKCDWEVDPNEIDFSNSSRIGKGSFGEILKAYWRGTPVAVKRILPSLSDDRLVIQDFRHEVNLLVKLRHPNIVQFLGAVTDRTPLMLITEYLRGGDLHQYLKDKGSLSPSTAVNFSMDIARGMAYLHNEPNVIIHRDLKPRNVLLVNSSADHLKVGDFGLSKIIKVKNAHDVYKMTGETGSYRYMAPEVFKHRRYDKKVDVYSFAMILYEMLEGEPPFASYEPYDAAKRAAEGHRPTFRAKGYTPELQELTQQSWAADMNQRPSFIDILKRLEKIKENLPSDHHWHLFTS, from the exons ATGAGCTCCGGCGGCGATTCTTCCGGCGGAGGAAGCAGCAGCTCTGCCAACGCCGACAACAAGGAGAAGGACAAGCAGAAGGAGAAGGCTAGGGTGAGTCGCACCTCCTTGATACTGTGGCACGCGCACCAAAACGACGCCGCTGCGGTGCGTAAGCTTCTCCAGGAGGATCCTTCACTCGTCAAGGCAAGGGACTACGATAACCGTACTCCTCTCCACGTCGCCGCACTCCACGGATGGCTCGACGTCGCTAACTGCCTCATCGAGTACGGTGCCGACGTCAACGCTCAGGATCGCTGGAAAAACAcc CCTCTTGCTGATGCGGAAGGAGCTAACAGGACTTCGGTGATCGAGCTCTTGAAAACTCACGGTGGATTGTCTTAT gGGCAAAATGGTAGCCATTTTGAGGCGAGGCCAGTACCGCCGCCGTTGCCGAACAAGTGTGATTGGGAAGTTGACCCTAACGAGATTGACTTCTCTAACTCCTCGCGTATTGGAAAG GGATCTTTTGGTGAGATTTTAAAAGCCTATTGGCGTGGGACTCCAGTTGCTGTTAAACGCATTCTTCCATCTCTTTCAGATGATCGATTGGTGAT TCAGGACTTCAGGCATGAGGTCAATTTGTTGGTGAAGCTTCGACACCCTAATATAGTTCAGTTTCTCGGAGCTGTTACTGACAGGACCCCCCTTATGTTAATTACTGAGTATCTAAGAGGG GGTGATCTTCATCAGTACCTCAAAGACAAAGGTTCATTGAGTCCTTCAACAGCTGTCAACTTTTCCATGGATATTGCCAG AGGCATGGCCTATCTTCACAATGAACCAAACGTTATAATTCATCGAGACCTAAAGCCAAG GAATGTTCTTTTGGTCAATTCTAGTGCCGATCATTTAAAAGTCGGGGATTTTGGATTGAGTAAAATTATCAAGGTCAAAAATGCTCATGATGTATACAAGATGACCGGTGAAACAGGGAGCT ACCGTTACATGGCTCCTGAAGTTTTCAAACACCGAAGATATGATAAGAAGGTTGATGTGTACTCCTTTGCAATGATTTTGTATGAG ATGCTTGAAGGTGAACCCCCTTTTGCAAGTTATGAACCTTACGATGCAGCCAAACGTGCAGCAGAAGGACACAGACCTACTTTTCGGGCAAAGGGTTATACCCCCGAACTGCAAGA GTTAACGCAACAGAGTTGGGCTgctgacatgaatcaaagacctTCATTTATAGATATCCTTAAACGGCTTGAAAAGATCAAGGAAAATTTACCTTCAGATCATCACTGGCATTTGTTTACTTCATAA
- the LOC112734123 gene encoding CSC1-like protein At1g69450 isoform X1, which translates to MIISALLTSVGINTGLCVVFFACYSILRKQPSNYAVYIPRLLAEGTSKRIPRFNLERILPFSNWVARAWRLSEDELLSLSGLDAVVFMRMITFSLKIFTFAGIIGIFVLLPVNCWGNQLQDFDVVDFANNSLDVFTISNVNSGSNWLWVHFFAVYILTGFICLLLHHEYKYIALKRLSYFYSSDPRPHQFTILVRSIPSSSSYGISDSVESFFREFYPSTYVSHVVIRRTNKIRSLLIEAKNLYKKITQLRKHNRQKNKQGDYFRLFGQDDGLIDQYGKKLGEIEQNVRLHQSENSLATEEARAAFVFFKSRYAAATAFHMQQSVNPTQWIAEPAPEPRDVYWPFFSESFMRRWISKLVVLVATTLFTLLFLIPVVIVQGLTNLKQLEVLFPFLTSILTIKFVTQIITGYLPSLILQLSLKAVPPIMGFLTSMQGYISHSDIESSACNKVIWFTVWNVFLATVFSGSFLSLLSVILDPKHIPERLAVAVPAQASFFITYVVTSGWTSVTSELFRIIPLLGSLITRPFSSPDDEFEVPSLPFHRDVPRVLFFGLLGITYFFLAPLILPFLLAYLCLAYIIYRNQFINVYAPKYETGGKLWPTVHNTMIFSLILMHMIALGIFALKKLSPASSWMLPLPVLTLLFNEYCRKRFLPIFIAYSTESLIKKDREDQNDPRMAEFYKKLVIAYKDPALLPFQYTSNTDDLFDPLLS; encoded by the exons ATGATTATCTCTGCACTCTTGACATCCGTTGGGATAAACACTGGTCTCTGTGTAGTGTTCTTCGCATGTTACTCCATATTGAGGAAGCAACCAAGTAACTATGCAGTCTATATACCGCGCCTACTTGCTGAGGGAACATCCAAGAGGATACCACGTTTCAATCTAGAGAGAATACTACCTTTCTCCAACTGGGTTGCAAGAGCATGGAGGCTCTCTGAAGATGAACTTTTATCATTGTCAGGGTTAGATGCTGTTGTGTTTATGCGCATGATAACGTTCAG TTTGAAAATATTTACTTTTGCTGGGATTATAGGGATCTTTGTGCTTCTTCCAGTCAATTGCTGGGGAAATCAGCTGCAAGATTTTGATGTTGTTGACTTCGCCAACAACTCATTGGATGTGTTCACAATATCAAATGTAAACAGTGGTTCTAATTG gttgTGGGTTCATTTCTTTGCTGTATATATTCTCACTGGATTTATATGCTTACTACTTCACCAT GAATATAAGTACATAGCTTTGAAAAGACTCTCttatttttattcatcggatCCTCGGCCACATCAGTTCACCATTTTGGTTCGCAGCATTCCAAGCTCCTCAAGTTACGGTATCAGTGACAGTGTTGAGAGCTTCTTTAGGGAGTTTTACCCATCTACATATGTGTCGCATGTGGTCATTCGTCGCACAAACAAAATCAGAAGTCTCCTA ATTGAAGCAAAGAATTTGTATAAAAAGATTACTCAATTACGAAAACACAATCGCCAAAAGAATAAACAAGGTGATTATTTTCGACTTTTTGGACAAGACGATGGTCTTATAGATCAATATGGAAAGAAGTTGGGCGAAATTGAACAGAATGTAAGATTGCATCAGTCAGAGAATTCACTGGCAACAGAA GAGGCTCGAGCTGCGTTTGTGTTCTTCAAGTCTCGTTATGCCGCTGCAACTGCCTTCCATATGCAGCAATCAGTCAATCCCACCCAGTGGATTGCTGAGCCAGCTCCAGAACCTCGGGATGTTTACTGGCCTTTCTTTTCTGAATCATTCATGCGAAGATGGATTTCTAAATTGGTGGTTTTAGTTGCAACTACTCTATTCACACTTTTGTTCCTTATACCAGTTGTGATTGTACAGGGCCTAACCAACCTCAAACAACTGGAAGTTTTGTTTCCGTTCTTGACAAGTATTCTAACCAT AAAATTTGTTACCCAAATAATCACAGGATATCTTCCCAGTCTTATTCTTCAATTGTCTCTGAAAGCGGTACCTCCTATCATGGGGTTCCTTACCTCCATgcaaggttacatctcacatagtGATATAGAAAGTAGTGCATGCAACAAAGTGATATGGTTCACAGTATGGAACGTCTTTCTTGCAACTGTTTTTTCTGGGTCATTTTTATCCTTGCTATCTGTCATCCTTGATCCAAAGCACATTCCTGAGAGGTTGGCAGTTGCTGTTCCAGCACAG GCATCTTTTTTCATTACTTATGTTGTCACATCAGGATGGACAAGTGTGACATCAGAGCTCTTTCGGATAATTCCTCTACTTGGCAGTTTGATTACAAGGCCCTTCTCAAGTCCTGATGATGAATTTGAAGTACCATCTCTTCCTTTCCACAGGGATGTTCCAAGGGTCCTTTTCTTTGGACTTCTTGGTATCACATATTTCTTCCTAGCTCCACTAATTTTACCATTCCTATTGGCCTATCTCTGTCTCGCATACATCATTTATCGAAACCAG TTTATAAATGTATATGCACCAAAGTATGAAACCGGTGGGAAATTATGGCCTACAGTGCACAATACAATGATTTTCTCTCTGATACTCATGCACATGATTGCACTGGGAATTTTTGCATTGAAAAAACTTTCTCCAGCATCCTCCTGGATGCTTCCTCTACCAGTTCTCACTCTTCTCTTTAACGAGTACTGCCGAAAGCGATTCTTGCCCATATTTATCGCATACTCTACAGAG AGTTTGATTAAGAAGGACAGAGAAGACCAAAATGATCCAAGAATGGCTGAATTTTACAAGAAGTTGGTAATTGCTTATAAAGACCCTGCTTTGCTGCCATTTCAATACACATCAAACACTGATGATCTATTCGATCCCCTATTATCTTAA
- the LOC112734128 gene encoding uncharacterized protein, translating to MEISSGGCSPRGISKKEGSEETTNLQLQELSHRVHEHVDFNLNSQVQSMNALDILRETVRILRFNSWGFMAITVVLICPVSAVILSNVLVDESIVKSLSIRLMLVAKTSGLPLRPLIKQSCHRFAEMAISSAVSFPLYPTLVLCSKAAVVYSVDCTYSRKKCDASKFCMIIAKFWRKIVSTYMWSCTVIVGCITLFCVFLVAFCSALSVLGFSPDVMVYAAVMVGLVFSVVFANAIIICDIAIVISVLEDVSGAQAMMRSNMLIKGQTQVGLLIFLGSTMGMAFVEGLFEHRVKTLSYGDGSSRLWEGPLLVVMYSFMVLIDSMMSVVFYFSCRSCRMEAADGESSSILEMAMSAETMAIQ from the coding sequence ATGGAGATTTCAAGTGGAGGTTGTTCTCCAAGGGGGATTTCGAAGAAAGAGGGATCTGAGGAAACAACCAATTTGCAGCTACAGGAACTCTCTCATCGTGTCCATGAGCATGTTGATTTCAATTTGAATAGCCAAGTccaatcaatgaatgcattggataTCCTCAGAGAAACCGTGAGGATCCTCAGGTtcaattcttggggtttcatgGCAATCACTGTTGTTCTAATTTGCCCTGTTTCTGCAGTTATACTTTCAAATGTGTTAGTTGATGAGTCCATTGTCAAGAGCCTTAGCATTAGGCTTATGCTTGTTGCAAAAACCAGTGGCCTCCCATTGAGGCCTTTAATCAAACAGTCTTGCCACCGTTTCGCGGAGATGGCGATTTCATCAGCTGTTAGCTTCCCCCTATATCCCACATTGGTGTTGTGTTCTAAAGCTGCTGTGGTGTACTCTGTAGATTGTACTTACTCCAGGAAGAAGTGTGATGCTTCAAAATTTTGTATGATCATTGCTAAGTTCTGGAGGAAGATCGTTTCCACTTACATGTGGTCTTGTACAGTTATAGTTGGTTGCATCACATTGTTCTGTGTTTTCCTTGTTGCGTTCTGTTCCGCATTGTCTGTTCTTGGATTCTCGCCGGATGTTATGGTGTATGCTGCTGTGATGGTGGGGCTCGTTTTCTCTGTTGTATTTGCCAATGCCATTATAATTTGTGACATTGCAATTGTTATATCTGTGTTGGAGGATGTTTCGGGTGCGCAGGCAATGATGCGGTCAAATATGTTGATTAAGGGACAAACTCAGGTTGGTCTGCTCATATTTCTCGGATCGACAATGGGAATGGCTTTTGTGGAAGGATTGTTTGAGCATAGGGTGAAGACACTGAGCTATGGTGATGGATCTTCAAGATTGTGGGAAGGGCCACTCTTGGTAGTGATGTACTCGTTCATGGTGCTTATAGATTCCATGATGAGTGTAGTTTTCTACTTCAGTTGTAGATCGTGTCGCATGGAGGCTGCAGATGGGGAAAGCAGCTCAATTTTAGAAATGGCCATGTCTGCTGAAACAATGGCCATTCAATGA
- the LOC112734125 gene encoding uncharacterized protein, translated as MDNRDSEDINEWQEIEPGLRWGMVTVNDDYLQVPVDQSSSTDDPPIHHQQASSSETVSTAASEDDNGASSPSSVEGDTAVTAEAPAPSDWRIRVANEGRKLLKLRLEAARNGVVRVASMVRECVVCVGTFWSVTCVFGVAAAVLVAVVSVGFRRRRRRRVDRRRSVEELVDLLREKDEKIGQLLIQIAQLNEALSSRRKVPVLRISS; from the exons ATGGAtaacagagattcagaggacatcAACGAATGGCAAGAAATAGAACCAGGTCTCAGATGGGGCATGGTGACGGTCAACGATGACTACCTTCAGGTTCCCGTTGACCAATCCTCTTCAACTGACGACCCTCCAATTCACCATCAACAAGCATCGTCGTCAGAAACTGTTTCGACGGCGGCGTCGGAGGACGACAACGGAGCTTCGTCGCCGTCGTCCGTTGAAGGTGATACGGCAGTGACGGCGGAGGCGCCTGCACCGTCGGATTGGAGGATTAGGGTTGCGAATGAAGGAAGGAAGCTATTGAAGCTGCGGTTAGAGGCTGCGAGAAACGGCGTCGTTCGTGTGGCTTCCATGGTTCGTGAATGTGTGGTGTGTGTGGGTACGTTTTGGTCAGTCACGTGCGTGTTTGGAGTGGCTGCGGCGGTTCTGGTTGCGGTGGTTTCCGTGGGGTTTCGGCGGCGGAGGAGGAGAAGGGTTGACCGTCGACGGAGCGTAGAGGAACTGGTTGATCTTTTGAGGGAGAAAGACGAG AAAATTGGGCAACTCTTGATTCAAATTGCACAATTGAATGAAGCATTGTCCTCACGTCGCAAGGTTCCAGTGCTCCGAATCAGCAGCTGA
- the LOC112734123 gene encoding CSC1-like protein At1g69450 isoform X2 has translation MLLTSPTTHWMCSQYQMLWVHFFAVYILTGFICLLLHHEYKYIALKRLSYFYSSDPRPHQFTILVRSIPSSSSYGISDSVESFFREFYPSTYVSHVVIRRTNKIRSLLIEAKNLYKKITQLRKHNRQKNKQGDYFRLFGQDDGLIDQYGKKLGEIEQNVRLHQSENSLATEEARAAFVFFKSRYAAATAFHMQQSVNPTQWIAEPAPEPRDVYWPFFSESFMRRWISKLVVLVATTLFTLLFLIPVVIVQGLTNLKQLEVLFPFLTSILTIKFVTQIITGYLPSLILQLSLKAVPPIMGFLTSMQGYISHSDIESSACNKVIWFTVWNVFLATVFSGSFLSLLSVILDPKHIPERLAVAVPAQASFFITYVVTSGWTSVTSELFRIIPLLGSLITRPFSSPDDEFEVPSLPFHRDVPRVLFFGLLGITYFFLAPLILPFLLAYLCLAYIIYRNQFINVYAPKYETGGKLWPTVHNTMIFSLILMHMIALGIFALKKLSPASSWMLPLPVLTLLFNEYCRKRFLPIFIAYSTESLIKKDREDQNDPRMAEFYKKLVIAYKDPALLPFQYTSNTDDLFDPLLS, from the exons ATGTTGTTGACTTCGCCAACAACTCATTGGATGTGTTCACAATATCAAAT gttgTGGGTTCATTTCTTTGCTGTATATATTCTCACTGGATTTATATGCTTACTACTTCACCAT GAATATAAGTACATAGCTTTGAAAAGACTCTCttatttttattcatcggatCCTCGGCCACATCAGTTCACCATTTTGGTTCGCAGCATTCCAAGCTCCTCAAGTTACGGTATCAGTGACAGTGTTGAGAGCTTCTTTAGGGAGTTTTACCCATCTACATATGTGTCGCATGTGGTCATTCGTCGCACAAACAAAATCAGAAGTCTCCTA ATTGAAGCAAAGAATTTGTATAAAAAGATTACTCAATTACGAAAACACAATCGCCAAAAGAATAAACAAGGTGATTATTTTCGACTTTTTGGACAAGACGATGGTCTTATAGATCAATATGGAAAGAAGTTGGGCGAAATTGAACAGAATGTAAGATTGCATCAGTCAGAGAATTCACTGGCAACAGAA GAGGCTCGAGCTGCGTTTGTGTTCTTCAAGTCTCGTTATGCCGCTGCAACTGCCTTCCATATGCAGCAATCAGTCAATCCCACCCAGTGGATTGCTGAGCCAGCTCCAGAACCTCGGGATGTTTACTGGCCTTTCTTTTCTGAATCATTCATGCGAAGATGGATTTCTAAATTGGTGGTTTTAGTTGCAACTACTCTATTCACACTTTTGTTCCTTATACCAGTTGTGATTGTACAGGGCCTAACCAACCTCAAACAACTGGAAGTTTTGTTTCCGTTCTTGACAAGTATTCTAACCAT AAAATTTGTTACCCAAATAATCACAGGATATCTTCCCAGTCTTATTCTTCAATTGTCTCTGAAAGCGGTACCTCCTATCATGGGGTTCCTTACCTCCATgcaaggttacatctcacatagtGATATAGAAAGTAGTGCATGCAACAAAGTGATATGGTTCACAGTATGGAACGTCTTTCTTGCAACTGTTTTTTCTGGGTCATTTTTATCCTTGCTATCTGTCATCCTTGATCCAAAGCACATTCCTGAGAGGTTGGCAGTTGCTGTTCCAGCACAG GCATCTTTTTTCATTACTTATGTTGTCACATCAGGATGGACAAGTGTGACATCAGAGCTCTTTCGGATAATTCCTCTACTTGGCAGTTTGATTACAAGGCCCTTCTCAAGTCCTGATGATGAATTTGAAGTACCATCTCTTCCTTTCCACAGGGATGTTCCAAGGGTCCTTTTCTTTGGACTTCTTGGTATCACATATTTCTTCCTAGCTCCACTAATTTTACCATTCCTATTGGCCTATCTCTGTCTCGCATACATCATTTATCGAAACCAG TTTATAAATGTATATGCACCAAAGTATGAAACCGGTGGGAAATTATGGCCTACAGTGCACAATACAATGATTTTCTCTCTGATACTCATGCACATGATTGCACTGGGAATTTTTGCATTGAAAAAACTTTCTCCAGCATCCTCCTGGATGCTTCCTCTACCAGTTCTCACTCTTCTCTTTAACGAGTACTGCCGAAAGCGATTCTTGCCCATATTTATCGCATACTCTACAGAG AGTTTGATTAAGAAGGACAGAGAAGACCAAAATGATCCAAGAATGGCTGAATTTTACAAGAAGTTGGTAATTGCTTATAAAGACCCTGCTTTGCTGCCATTTCAATACACATCAAACACTGATGATCTATTCGATCCCCTATTATCTTAA
- the LOC112735570 gene encoding uncharacterized protein, translating into MHQQATYQPFLNGNMVNKRKEREGEEGVGTKNNEELSNEWEQIREEAASVAAALLGARRAKKRYIGVRQRPSGRWVAEIKDTIQNIRLWLGTYDTAEDAARAYDEAARLLRGANTRTNFFPSQDPNSVPALPPKIAKLLLLRLKARSISSSCMVTTFPSNHFEQEKKAEPEPEPELELEPKPEPLFSKLIEEQTYQLENFLDIEGYGAVGENYDGASYGSAATTSCDCSTITCDYGGTNNVANFDQEVCMENFKMEDGCANNVDDGRNNQIVRPKGEFEDCNAGFIDFHFLDTVGSLVCSSSPFEITEEMVGPMVEENYDVDDSPLLRMKYERKFSACLYTFIGVGECLKLQDRPE; encoded by the coding sequence ATGCACCAACAAGCCACATACCAACCATTTTTGAATGGGAATATGgtgaataaaagaaaagagagggaaggTGAAGAAGGAGTGGGAACTAAGAACAATGAAGAATTGAGCAATGAATGGGAGCAGATAAGGGAGGAGGCTGCATCAGTGGCAGCTGCACTACTTGGGGCAAGAAGAGCAAAGAAGCGCTACATTGGCGTGCGCCAACGTCCTTCAGGGCGATGGGTGGCTGAGATCAAAGACACCATACAGAATATTAGGCTGTGGTTAGGCACCTACGACACTGCCGAAGATGCTGCTAGAGCTTATGATGAGGCTGCTCGCTTGCTTCGCGGCGCTAATACCCGCACTAATTTCTTTCCATCACAAGATCCTAATTCTGTTCCAGCTCTTCCTCCAAAGATCGCGAAACTCCTCCTTCTTAGGCTCAAAGCTAGAAGCATTTCCTCTTCTTGCATGGTTACTACTTTTCCTAGTAATCATTTTGAGCAAGAAAAAAAGGCCGAACCAGAACCAGAACCAGAGCTAGAACTAGAACCAAAACCAGAACCACTTTTTTCTAAACTAATAGAAGAACAAACATACCAATTAGAAAATTTTCTAGATATTGAGGGATATGGGGCTGTTGGAGAGAATTATGATGGTGCTAGTTATGGTTCCGCTGCCACAACTAGTTGTGACTGTAGTACCATTACTTGTGACTATGGTGGAACTAACAATGTAGCAAATTTTGACCAAGAGGTTTGCATGGAGAATTTCAAGATGGAGGATGGTTGTGCTAACAATGTTGATGATGGAAGAAATAATCAAATTGTTAGGCCTAAAGGAGAATTTGAAGACTGCAATGCTGGTTTCATAGACTTCCACTTTTTGGACACTGTTGGATCATTGGTttgctcttcttctccttttgAAATAACTGAGGAAATGGTAGGGCCAATGGTGGAAGAGAATTATGATGTGGATGATTCACCATTGCTTAGGATGAAGTATGAAAGAAAATTCTCAGCATGTCTTTATACATTCATTGGTGTTGGTGAGTGTTTGAAGCTGCAAGATCGACCTGAATAG